The Flavobacteriales bacterium genome contains a region encoding:
- the prmA gene encoding 50S ribosomal protein L11 methyltransferase codes for MNYKEVIFSFQPLQPWSEILVAYLSDLDFESFEDINEGVRAYIKEDDFNFSDIESICSQLDCKIDINHKVIKQENWNAKWESDFQPITIGSKCGIRADFHKPLEVEYEIIITPKMSFGTGHHATTYGMMEAMLSLDFQDKKVLDMGCGTAVLAILAYKLGSNKVDAIDIEEWAYNNALENISMNGSSNIVVHKGGKEKIEGEFDIILANINRNILIQDMYAYSSHLLQNGLILFSGFYEQDLDLIKQEAKRQGLKYISHNSKNNWVTAKFQKL; via the coding sequence ATGAACTATAAAGAAGTTATATTTTCATTTCAGCCTCTGCAACCGTGGAGTGAAATTCTTGTAGCCTATCTGTCTGACCTAGATTTTGAAAGCTTTGAGGATATCAACGAAGGAGTAAGAGCCTACATTAAAGAAGATGATTTTAACTTTTCTGATATAGAAAGCATTTGTAGTCAATTGGATTGTAAGATTGACATCAATCATAAAGTTATAAAGCAAGAAAATTGGAATGCCAAATGGGAATCTGATTTTCAACCCATAACCATAGGGAGTAAGTGTGGTATTCGAGCGGATTTTCATAAACCACTAGAAGTAGAGTATGAAATTATTATTACCCCAAAAATGTCCTTTGGAACAGGGCATCACGCAACAACTTATGGTATGATGGAGGCTATGCTAAGCTTAGATTTTCAAGATAAGAAAGTGTTAGATATGGGCTGTGGCACAGCAGTATTGGCAATATTAGCTTACAAATTAGGTTCTAATAAGGTTGATGCTATTGACATTGAAGAATGGGCTTACAATAATGCACTAGAAAATATTAGTATGAATGGAAGTTCAAACATAGTAGTGCATAAAGGTGGTAAAGAAAAAATTGAAGGAGAGTTTGATATAATTTTAGCCAATATCAATAGAAATATCTTGATTCAAGATATGTATGCATACTCTAGCCATTTGCTTCAAAATGGATTGATTTTGTTTAGTGGTTTTTACGAGCAAGATTTAGACTTGATAAAGCAAGAAGCTAAAAGACAAGGATTAAAATACATCAGTCATAATTCCAAAAATAATTGGGTAACAGCAAAATTTCAAAAACTATGA